A genomic segment from Luteibacter aegosomatis encodes:
- the glmM gene encoding phosphoglucosamine mutase, producing the protein MSERKYFGTDGIRGHVGTYPISADFILRLGRAAGAVLARRRAADRRPAGAGPDRRDHARKVLVVIGKDTRVSGYMFEAALEAGLVASGADVRMLGPMPTPGVAYLTRSLRADAGIVISASHNPHQDNGIKFFSGQGEKLDDELEAEIEAELEADFATVASEALGKARRVEDAVTRYAEFCKSTVSDDFSLSGMRIVLDCAHGATYQVAPKVFSDLGAEVFTIGAEPDGLNINRDVGSTAPEALAQAVKSRGADLGIAFDGDGDRVRVVDRDGTVTDGDDMLYVIARHWKKKGELKGPVVGTLMSNYGLQRALKQMDIPFVRANVGDRYVLQQLKEHGGVLGGETSGHVLCLDRFTTGDGIVAALALLEALAADGETFAEARAGLAKLPQTMLNVRVEGAKASLGTDTVQQALAEVERELEGRGRVVLRASGTEPLVRVTIEAADAAEVDRLATRLADAVKSAAQALA; encoded by the coding sequence GCCGTGCTGGCGCGCCGTCGCGCCGCCGATCGCCGCCCGGCGGGCGCCGGTCCCGATCGCCGCGACCATGCCCGCAAGGTGCTGGTGGTGATCGGCAAGGACACCCGCGTGTCTGGCTACATGTTCGAAGCCGCCCTGGAGGCCGGTCTCGTGGCCTCGGGCGCCGACGTGCGCATGCTCGGCCCCATGCCCACGCCCGGCGTGGCCTACCTCACCCGTTCGCTGCGCGCCGACGCCGGCATCGTGATCAGCGCCTCGCACAACCCGCACCAGGACAACGGCATCAAGTTCTTCTCCGGCCAGGGCGAAAAGCTCGACGACGAGCTCGAAGCCGAAATCGAGGCGGAACTGGAGGCCGACTTCGCCACGGTCGCCTCCGAAGCGCTGGGCAAGGCGCGTCGCGTGGAAGATGCGGTGACCCGCTATGCCGAATTCTGCAAATCCACGGTATCCGACGATTTCTCGCTCTCCGGCATGCGCATCGTGCTCGACTGCGCCCACGGCGCCACCTACCAGGTCGCCCCCAAGGTGTTCTCCGACCTGGGCGCCGAGGTGTTCACCATCGGCGCGGAGCCCGATGGCCTCAACATCAACCGCGACGTGGGCTCCACGGCGCCGGAGGCCCTGGCCCAGGCCGTGAAATCCCGTGGCGCCGACCTCGGCATCGCCTTCGACGGCGACGGCGACCGCGTGCGCGTGGTCGACCGCGACGGCACGGTCACCGACGGCGACGACATGCTCTACGTCATCGCACGTCACTGGAAGAAGAAAGGCGAGCTGAAAGGCCCGGTCGTCGGCACGCTGATGAGCAATTACGGCCTGCAACGCGCGCTGAAGCAGATGGACATTCCCTTCGTGCGCGCCAACGTGGGCGACCGTTACGTGCTTCAGCAACTCAAGGAACACGGCGGCGTGCTCGGCGGCGAAACCTCCGGCCACGTGCTCTGCCTCGACCGCTTCACCACGGGCGACGGCATCGTGGCGGCCCTGGCGCTGCTCGAGGCCCTGGCCGCGGACGGCGAAACCTTCGCCGAGGCCCGCGCGGGGCTCGCCAAGCTGCCTCAGACCATGCTCAACGTGCGCGTGGAAGGCGCCAAGGCCTCGTTGGGCACCGATACCGTGCAACAGGCCCTGGCCGAGGTGGAGCGCGAGCTGGAAGGACGTGGCCGCGTGGTGTTACGGGCGTCCGGTACCGAACCCCTGGTGCGCGTCACCATCGAGGCCGCCGACGCGGCCGAAGTGGACCGGCTGGCGACACGGCTGGCCGACGCCGTAAAATCGGCGGCCCAGGCGCTCGCCTGA